Genomic segment of Zingiber officinale cultivar Zhangliang chromosome 11B, Zo_v1.1, whole genome shotgun sequence:
GAAGCTTAGTGCTATTGATACTGATACTCTTAAAGCAGAAAACAAGTTATTAGAATCGAGGATAATGCAAGCAAGAGATGAGAATTCAAGGCTACAGACCAAGATTGATGAGATGAATATTACCCATACTGAATTATTGAAGGTAAAATTTCAATTGGAATTTAGTAAATTGTATTGGTACTTGTGTTGTTCtaagtttttgttttttttcctgttTTTCTCAAGGAACTTCAATCGGTGCAAAATCAACTTACAGCTGAAAGTGCACGATGTCTAAACTTGGAGGTATTTAGTTTTGTTTTTCTCTCTAATCATCCAGGCCATTATCTGATGACAGAAGTATGCTTTAAATACTTGgtttttatgttaaaattttgtCTGTCATTGTAGACACATATTGCTGAAATGCAGAAAAGCCTGGAGTCATTTAGTTCTTTAGAACATGAGATCAATATGCTACGTCATCAGAAATCTCAAGTAGATCAGGAGATGGTTGTAGTACAGAAACAGAGATCTGGGGGTGTCTGGCAATGGCTTTCTGGCACCGCTGATGATGTTTAGTGAAATGTAAGTTGCTTTTCTTGCTTCTTGTTCTGGATGTATAAAGTCGTGCAAATTAATAGCAAATTGATGCCATTTCAAATCTGTCCTTGGCTCTAGTCAAATTAAGCTGGTGCAATCAAAAACATATTGTCTCATTAAAAATTAATCTTCTGAAGTTCATTTGAATTTGTGGATATTACTTAACGCCTTTTCAATGATTTAAACAAATGCAGGGTGAGACATGTATTCTTGTGATGGAAGCTTTTTTATTGTATAGATAGATGTGATTATCTCCTCTCCAAAGTTTTTTTGTTCTCATTTACGTTTTTTGGTTTAATTCATTTGCTTTTTGGCTATCTGAATTCTAGCCACAGTGGCATATATTGGCTGCTATCTATTCCCACCTTTCCCTCACACCTGCATACCATTTGATCTCTTTCATCAGTGTTCTTTGCTCTCTTGTTCCTTTGCGTTCCACATGGGATACTGCTTAGAATATTTGATTGCACACTGGATAAGAGGAGGACAAAGGCCAGTTTTCGGCTATTACGATAATggtcttttctctattttttattCTTCTAGTTGTTACTTGTTTATCATTGGGCTCTTATACACCAAATACTTAACTAACTAGATTTAGGTGGATAGGTCTATTTATGCTGTTTTACAGGTGATATTTGAGGTAATCTTAGAGATGAGAATCTTTGACGGTCAGCATTTCATAAAGTTGAACATTTACTTCCCTTTTGCTTTGTTAATGAAACAATTGTGATAGGCTTTGCATAAAATTTGAGCATCTCTTCTTTACTGTCCATCTATGCCAACTACTTGAGGCTTTGGCACAAGCTGATCATTGAGATAGTAATACTTTCTGAGCTTGGAAGGTAGTGCCTAATAACACATTGGAGTAAATGAATTCCTGCGCAAAATGCCGTACATTAATTTCTGAATGAAAAAGTTTTTCTTTGTTCATCCAGTTTCATATGATTTCTTATTATGGCAGCAATTTCACACACTCTTGGTGCTTTTTCTGGAAACAGCAGCATGAACGGAGCCCGTGAAGATATTCAAGATCCTTCAGAAGCCAAATATTTAATTACTAAATCTCAACATTGTCTGAAAATGGAAGGCAAGCCACGTTATCCTCCAGCATTAGTAGTATGTTCTTATGCAGATGTTTGTCGGAAATTCATCGGTGATTGCTGGTGGATTTCATCAAGCAAGAATTACATGCAACTTCATATGCATCTAAGCTTCTCGGTTGGCAGTACATAGGGCTCGATATTTATGATTACATCGTTACTAAACAAGCTTTTGACATTCGTTCATTGGAATAAATGCATCTGTCGGCCCGTAAATGAACAAATTATCCTTGTAACTGCATGGCAAGTGGATTTCATTGACGGTGGAACACTCGATTGACTTCTGCTGCAGAGATTATGTTTGCCAGGTGTAGCTTCTTTTCCTAAAACAGGTGTCTTAGTATGAACCAATCCTTTGGTATTCAAATTTTATATCAAGTATTCAACCAATACCCATGAATCATGAAAGTAGCTCATGAAAAGTTCAACAACAAAGTCGCTTTCATCTTGTTTTtgagtttatttttgtttaataagatGGAATAGATGTAGAGTAGTTATTTTTATAATTGGAttgttaaaatattataaataattaatatatttggattgtcaaaatattataaataattaataagaaaTAAATTACAAATTCACATCCAGGCACGAGGATAACTTCCCATCTTtacttaaaagtatttttaaaaaaatcctcatTCAAGGCTACGTATTCAATCTGATCAATATCAATCAACATAAaattacaagaaacaaaaatctaAAGGGAAAAATGGAAGAACAATTTGAATTAGCAAGCTTTTGATGGATCATATGCACAAAAGAGGGATGATTCATAGCCCAAAATTGCTGATTGCAATTCCAAAGCAGCAGCATTACTATACAAATGTATGCAAATGTCAACAGCCTAAGATCCGGTTCATATGTCAATTAAGTTAACGGCCGTATCCAAAAACGTGATTTATTTTATCACATATACAGACCTATTTCTTGTCATAAATGAACATCCCCACCCCATAGCTCACAGTGAGAACCAATGCGGACAAGAACAGAGGATAGCAGCCACCTCGAAGCAGCAATGACACAGCCAACTCATGTATTTTTCTGAACGGCCTGAGACCTGAAGTTTTCCGACCAGCAGTTTGAAGTTCACAACATATTAGAGCAGTGTCAACTAGGGCAATTATCATAAGATATTTAggcaaaaaatttccttttcacaTTTCtctaaaaatgaaattttttatccaggattgaaaaaaaaaagtattataCCTGGTAACACAGGAATAGCTTCATACTTGTTCTTGAAACCATAGTCAGAATCAGGTAAAACTGATACGGCACCAGCTCCAATATTTGTGTGTGGCAATTCAGTAATTGCTTTATCTGTGAGACTTTTGCAACCTTCAACCTATTTTCATATAATAAAATTAGTCTGTAATCCTACTGTAATTATCTTAAACTTTATCTAAAAATCTATTAAGAAGAGACCAGTGTCGACCTTAATATTAGAATGGTGTAAACCAGAGGGATTTGTTTGCTCAGAATTTTCTGAAATGCTGATATTATCATATGGTAGATCATTCTCCATCGCATCAAAGTATTTATCTATTTCATCGCTTAACTCAAAACTTAATTCAGCTTTGGATGGATAGGAAGCAtcatagaaaatcaagtcttggtcTTGTGGATCAACACCATGTCCATCAGCTAAGATTGGAAGATTAGTTGTTTGCATACTAAGGTCATCCTCTACTTGCACATCTTGTAACAATTTATGCTGATCAGAGCAGTGGTAAGCTGAATCAAGTAACTCGGCTTCAATCCTTTTATATAACTGGCTACTCTCAGCTTCTCCGGTGACAAAATTTGCATAGCGTTCGTTGGAATTCCAGTTCTTATTTATAGCATTCTCTGAGTCATTAAGCTCAACATATTCATTAGTTTGGCTTGGATCATTATGAGATAAATTTTTCAAGAGAATTTGCTCTCCTGAATCATCCATGAGTGTCGGACCACTCTGCATTTTGGATTGATTGATGTACGCAAACACATCATCCATGAAACTTGGATCTTTAAGAATCTCATCCAGTACAATCGTAGGATCTTCTGGATCATTGTCACTTCCTTGCCTATTAGTATCCAGAACAGCACCGTCTTGTTGGACAAACATTTCCTGTTCCTGAAAGTTATCCATAGATATAAATCAGTAATGATCACAGTTCAGAAAGGTgtaacaaaaacaaaaatacaagGTCAATTCCAGAACTTAGAACTACCAATAGAAAAGATACTCTTAAAGGCAATGATGTAAACAAGCAGTCAGGGAAGTTATGCCACTGACTAGGCCTGGAGAGTGTTGAGACATTGACTAGGCAGTACAGTTTGTTC
This window contains:
- the LOC122033575 gene encoding NAC domain-containing protein 53-like isoform X2, yielding MPASSSAAAPTHAAALLAPGFRFHPTDEELVSYYLRRRVCGRALRVDAIAEVELYKCEPWELPGLSRLRSRDLEWYFFSPLDRKYSSRSRTNRATAQGYWKTTGKDRDVSCGARVVGMKKTLVYHSGRAPRGTRTNWVMHEYRLEDSQLAKAGIPQDAYVVCRVFQKNGAGPQNGAQYGAPFVEEEWEEQEIANGVVLMPDAEDDDDAVDAHDQEYLEFNDLLQEQEMFVQQDGAVLDTNRQGSDNDPEDPTIVLDEILKDPSFMDDVFAYINQSKMQSGPTLMDDSGEQILLKNLSHNDPSQTNEYVELNDSENAINKNWNSNERYANFVTGEAESSQLYKRIEAELLDSAYHCSDQHKLLQDVQVEDDLSMQTTNLPILADGHGVDPQDQDLIFYDASYPSKAELSFELSDEIDKYFDAMENDLPYDNISISENSEQTNPSGLHHSNIKVEGCKSLTDKAITELPHTNIGAGAVSVLPDSDYGFKNKYEAIPVLPGIILFFFNPG
- the LOC122033575 gene encoding NAC domain-containing protein 53-like isoform X1, with translation MPASSSAAAPTHAAALLAPGFRFHPTDEELVSYYLRRRVCGRALRVDAIAEVELYKCEPWELPGLSRLRSRDLEWYFFSPLDRKYSSRSRTNRATAQGYWKTTGKDRDVSCGARVVGMKKTLVYHSGRAPRGTRTNWVMHEYRLEDSQLAKAGIPQDAYVVCRVFQKNGAGPQNGAQYGAPFVEEEWEEQEIANGVVLMPDAEDDDDAVDAHDQEYLEFNDLLQDQIEQEMFVQQDGAVLDTNRQGSDNDPEDPTIVLDEILKDPSFMDDVFAYINQSKMQSGPTLMDDSGEQILLKNLSHNDPSQTNEYVELNDSENAINKNWNSNERYANFVTGEAESSQLYKRIEAELLDSAYHCSDQHKLLQDVQVEDDLSMQTTNLPILADGHGVDPQDQDLIFYDASYPSKAELSFELSDEIDKYFDAMENDLPYDNISISENSEQTNPSGLHHSNIKVEGCKSLTDKAITELPHTNIGAGAVSVLPDSDYGFKNKYEAIPVLPGIILFFFNPG